Proteins from a genomic interval of Marmoricola sp. OAE513:
- a CDS encoding molybdopterin-dependent oxidoreductase, translating to MATKIVQAKADLNAARTGEVVEKKTFCAICEASCGLVAVVQDGKVASLRPDAEHPSSRGFACSKGVEFHNVVYDPDRVTQPMRRRLDGEFEPATWDEALEDIGARLRAIRDAHGGGSIGAAYGNPIAGNFSGGIAISGLVNALGSHHHYNSSSIDINNYHVVGDMLYGSTMVYPIPDWASTDFTLLIGTNPVVSKGSMVTVGRVRDVLLDVVDRGGRVVVLDPRYTETAQLFEHQPIRPGADPWFLGGMLRVLFDENLTRWDIATTQATGLEFVADLASRFDLDRAARESGIPQDRIVEIARAAASSPAFAIHGRCGASLGRHSTLTKYLIDAIAIVTGNLDRRGGLVFSDPMVDLDAISAKQKIVGRNRWHTRVHGLGEVNGTAPFAVLADEILTPGDGQLRGLITLCSNVVTSGPDTGRSNEALSSLDFMVSIDPYINETTRHADWVLPPTLWLEREQMPLFSQSQSTVPHAQWVRPVVEARGEAKDDGWIITQIANELGLAASEVPGAQLMRRFGLSVPPHVILDVVMRAGKHGDMFGLRRTGISRKKLLDRQGAVKLADHCEVGVLKKKIFTNDKMVHLAHDEITEEVDRLQQDSSDDPRFPLRLFSIRQLRSQNSWLHNVPRLMSDDRQCHAVINPHDAETAGVLDRELVTIESPWGRLDTRVVVTADVMQCSVGLTHGFGHQGSWKRAVAAGGPSYNQLTPSGAEFIDRPSGNAFFNGIPVMITRATGSGDAS from the coding sequence ATGGCCACCAAGATTGTGCAGGCGAAGGCTGACCTGAACGCGGCGCGCACTGGCGAGGTCGTGGAGAAGAAGACGTTCTGCGCGATCTGTGAGGCCAGTTGCGGTCTGGTCGCGGTGGTGCAGGACGGCAAGGTCGCCTCATTGCGACCCGATGCCGAACACCCGTCGTCACGCGGCTTCGCCTGCTCCAAGGGGGTCGAGTTTCACAACGTCGTCTACGACCCGGACCGCGTCACGCAACCTATGCGCCGACGGCTCGACGGCGAGTTCGAGCCCGCGACCTGGGACGAGGCACTCGAAGACATCGGCGCGCGTCTCCGGGCCATTCGAGATGCTCACGGTGGCGGCTCGATCGGCGCCGCCTACGGCAACCCCATAGCTGGAAACTTCAGCGGCGGCATCGCCATCAGCGGCCTCGTCAACGCATTGGGGTCGCACCACCACTACAACTCGTCCTCGATCGACATCAACAACTACCACGTTGTCGGAGACATGCTCTACGGCAGCACGATGGTCTACCCGATACCGGACTGGGCCTCCACCGACTTCACGCTTCTGATCGGCACGAATCCCGTGGTCTCCAAAGGAAGCATGGTGACCGTGGGTCGGGTCCGCGACGTACTCCTCGACGTCGTCGATCGAGGTGGCCGTGTCGTGGTCCTCGACCCGCGCTACACCGAAACAGCCCAACTGTTCGAGCATCAGCCGATCCGCCCCGGAGCCGACCCGTGGTTCCTGGGCGGAATGCTCCGCGTGCTCTTCGACGAGAACCTCACACGGTGGGACATCGCAACGACGCAGGCCACCGGCCTGGAGTTCGTGGCCGACCTCGCGAGCCGTTTCGACCTGGACCGGGCCGCACGTGAGTCCGGCATCCCACAAGACCGCATCGTCGAGATCGCACGCGCCGCCGCAAGCAGCCCCGCGTTCGCTATCCACGGTCGCTGCGGCGCATCACTGGGCCGCCACTCGACCCTGACCAAATACCTCATCGACGCCATCGCGATCGTGACCGGCAACCTCGACCGACGCGGCGGCCTGGTATTCAGCGACCCCATGGTCGACCTCGACGCCATCAGCGCCAAGCAGAAGATCGTCGGCCGCAACCGCTGGCACACCCGAGTCCACGGCCTCGGCGAAGTCAACGGCACCGCACCGTTCGCCGTGCTCGCCGACGAGATACTCACTCCAGGCGACGGACAGCTGCGCGGGCTGATCACTCTGTGCAGCAACGTGGTCACCAGCGGCCCCGACACCGGCCGCTCCAACGAAGCGTTGAGCAGCCTCGACTTCATGGTGTCCATCGACCCATACATCAACGAGACGACCCGTCACGCGGACTGGGTTCTCCCGCCGACACTGTGGCTCGAACGGGAACAGATGCCGCTGTTCAGCCAGTCGCAGAGCACCGTTCCTCACGCACAGTGGGTGCGACCCGTCGTTGAGGCTCGCGGCGAGGCAAAAGACGACGGCTGGATCATCACCCAGATTGCTAACGAGCTGGGCCTCGCGGCCTCCGAAGTTCCCGGGGCACAACTGATGCGCCGATTCGGCCTCAGCGTCCCACCGCACGTAATCCTCGACGTCGTGATGCGGGCCGGCAAGCACGGCGACATGTTCGGATTGCGGCGCACAGGCATCAGCCGCAAGAAACTCCTCGACCGCCAAGGCGCCGTCAAGCTCGCAGACCACTGCGAGGTCGGCGTCCTGAAGAAGAAGATCTTCACGAACGACAAGATGGTTCACCTCGCGCACGACGAGATCACCGAGGAAGTCGACCGACTTCAACAGGACTCCTCCGACGACCCGCGATTCCCACTCCGCCTGTTCAGCATCCGTCAGCTGCGCAGCCAGAACAGCTGGCTTCACAACGTTCCACGCCTCATGTCCGACGACCGGCAGTGCCACGCCGTCATCAACCCCCACGATGCCGAGACCGCCGGAGTCCTGGACCGTGAACTCGTCACCATCGAATCGCCATGGGGACGCCTCGACACTCGAGTGGTCGTGACTGCCGACGTCATGCAGTGCTCCGTCGGCCTCACCCACGGCTTCGGCCACCAAGGCAGCTGGAAGCGCGCCGTCGCTGCCGGCGGCCCCAGCTACAACCAGCTCACACCATCCGGCGCCGAGTTCATCGACCGCCCTTCAGGCAACGCCTTCTTCAACGGCATCCCCGTCATGATCACCCGCGCGACCGGCTCAGGAGACGCATCATGA
- a CDS encoding TetR/AcrR family transcriptional regulator, whose translation MRPDPRAPDASETTRRRRSGEQLAAAILDAAWEEITEAGWSGLRMEAVAARAGVSKASLYERWPSRGLLIRAAMQRQGSSWTLDPEFTGDLETDLLALLTSVAAYLTGPGGEAMRGVASDPVVGTNSIGEERVALVDAVLNNAQANDNLAAGEVPLIVRNAGISLVIEHFLFLGRPPGAEEMRQLVSLMWAPSIRAASQATAGQLRRSDGHQDCAGEG comes from the coding sequence ATGCGACCGGACCCCCGCGCCCCGGATGCGAGCGAGACGACTCGGCGGCGCCGTTCTGGTGAGCAGCTCGCCGCCGCAATCCTGGACGCGGCGTGGGAGGAAATCACCGAGGCCGGCTGGTCCGGGTTGCGCATGGAGGCCGTCGCGGCGCGCGCGGGAGTGAGCAAGGCCTCTTTGTACGAGCGATGGCCGAGCCGGGGTCTGCTGATCCGCGCAGCCATGCAGCGTCAAGGCAGTTCGTGGACGCTCGACCCCGAGTTCACTGGTGACCTGGAGACCGATCTTCTGGCGCTGCTCACGTCGGTCGCTGCATACCTCACCGGCCCTGGTGGCGAGGCGATGCGCGGTGTAGCTAGCGACCCCGTAGTCGGCACTAACAGTATCGGCGAGGAGCGTGTCGCCCTGGTGGACGCCGTCCTAAACAACGCACAGGCGAACGACAATCTTGCTGCCGGCGAGGTGCCGCTCATCGTGCGCAACGCCGGCATCTCCCTGGTCATCGAGCACTTCCTGTTCCTGGGCCGGCCGCCCGGTGCCGAGGAGATGCGTCAGCTCGTCTCGCTCATGTGGGCCCCGTCCATTCGTGCTGCGTCCCAAGCAACCGCCGGGCAACTAAGGAGATCCGATGGCCACCAAGATTGTGCAGGCGAAGGCTGA
- a CDS encoding SDR family NAD(P)-dependent oxidoreductase produces MPRYDLNGRTVLITGSTGGLGTAVARAVRQRGANVALLDLDADLTQQQAAELGPDTVARGWAADVRDLDSLRTAVDAAAQHFGSIDVVIANAGIGAVAPLETMEPEAFERIIDINLNGVWRTFRAALPHVKETRGYLLAVSSMAAFVHSPLNGPYVASKAGVWALCDATRLEVRHHGIKVGSVHPTFFQTPMMDDVHADPAATTLWGGNKKGLWKMIPLDAVVDSVVSGIERRADLVVPVRRNALVARIPGLVRPVIDRIAFRGTTIPDAIAQASPAGWANPR; encoded by the coding sequence ATGCCTCGCTATGACCTCAACGGGCGCACCGTTCTCATCACCGGCTCCACCGGCGGCCTCGGAACGGCGGTCGCCCGCGCGGTGCGCCAACGCGGAGCGAACGTCGCTCTGCTCGACCTCGACGCCGACCTCACTCAGCAGCAGGCCGCCGAACTCGGGCCCGACACGGTCGCCAGAGGTTGGGCAGCCGATGTTCGCGACCTTGACAGCCTCCGGACCGCGGTCGATGCAGCAGCGCAGCACTTCGGCAGCATCGACGTCGTCATCGCGAACGCAGGCATCGGTGCGGTTGCACCACTGGAGACGATGGAACCCGAGGCGTTCGAGCGCATCATCGATATCAACCTCAACGGCGTCTGGCGAACGTTCAGGGCAGCACTGCCTCATGTGAAGGAGACACGCGGCTACCTGCTGGCGGTCTCCTCGATGGCGGCGTTCGTCCACTCGCCGCTCAACGGCCCCTACGTGGCCAGCAAGGCCGGGGTGTGGGCGCTGTGCGATGCCACTCGCCTCGAGGTCCGCCACCACGGCATCAAGGTGGGCAGCGTGCACCCCACGTTCTTCCAGACCCCGATGATGGACGACGTTCACGCCGACCCTGCCGCGACCACCCTCTGGGGCGGCAACAAGAAGGGGCTCTGGAAGATGATCCCCCTCGACGCCGTGGTCGACTCCGTCGTCTCCGGCATCGAACGCCGAGCAGACCTGGTCGTCCCCGTCCGCCGGAACGCACTCGTCGCACGGATCCCCGGCCTCGTGCGGCCCGTCATCGACCGCATCGCATTCCGCGGGACGACTATCCCCGACGCGATCGCCCAAGCCTCCCCCGCGGGGTGGGCGAACCCCCGCTGA
- a CDS encoding alpha/beta fold hydrolase, which yields MTRSETVFPSGDGTCGAWLYTPDGSATDVRPIIVLGHGLGGVREMRLDAFAHRFSEAGYHCLVFDYRHFGASSGDPRQVLDIKRQLEDWRAAVSFARTLDGVDPERVVLWGTSFGGGHVLRTAAQDPRIAAVISQCPFTDGLASSLAIPPGTSLKVVSRALRDRIGSFRGRPPLMVPTYGPPGSTALMTSPDTVAGIEALIPPEFDLRSDVAARFALDIVRYYPGRDARKITCPAHFAVCQDDSVAPTKATLRHVRKAPRGEIRMQPGGHFDIYVGEDFEQNVNQQLAFLDHHVPANT from the coding sequence ATGACCAGGAGCGAAACTGTCTTCCCGTCCGGCGATGGCACCTGCGGAGCGTGGCTCTACACCCCAGATGGCTCCGCCACGGACGTACGGCCGATCATCGTGCTCGGTCACGGTTTGGGAGGCGTACGGGAGATGCGCCTGGACGCGTTCGCGCACAGATTCAGCGAGGCCGGCTACCACTGCCTGGTGTTCGACTACCGGCACTTCGGCGCCAGCAGCGGCGACCCGCGGCAGGTTCTCGACATCAAACGCCAACTCGAGGACTGGCGCGCGGCGGTCAGCTTTGCCCGAACCCTGGACGGGGTGGACCCGGAAAGAGTCGTCCTCTGGGGCACGTCGTTCGGCGGCGGCCACGTCCTACGCACCGCGGCGCAGGACCCGCGCATCGCGGCGGTCATCTCCCAGTGCCCGTTCACCGACGGCCTCGCCTCCTCGCTGGCGATCCCACCGGGAACCTCGCTCAAGGTCGTCTCCCGAGCCCTGCGGGACCGGATCGGCTCGTTCCGCGGCCGGCCGCCCCTGATGGTGCCCACCTACGGACCGCCCGGATCGACGGCGCTCATGACGTCACCCGACACCGTGGCCGGCATCGAGGCCCTGATTCCGCCCGAGTTCGACCTTCGCTCCGACGTTGCCGCCCGGTTCGCTCTCGACATCGTTCGCTACTACCCGGGCCGGGACGCTCGCAAGATCACCTGCCCGGCCCACTTCGCGGTCTGCCAGGACGACTCCGTTGCTCCCACCAAGGCGACGTTGCGCCACGTGAGGAAGGCACCCCGCGGGGAGATCCGCATGCAGCCGGGAGGCCACTTCGACATCTACGTCGGAGAGGACTTCGAGCAGAACGTCAACCAGCAGCTCGCCTTCCTCGATCACCACGTCCCCGCCAACACCTGA
- a CDS encoding TetR/AcrR family transcriptional regulator, whose translation MPSLPSSSLSSEPGGHPTTGTRTQRRAASNRQAVIDAAREIVATEGVDALTLEAVAERADVAIATIYNRVGNRSSLLLAVAEQAMEHSRAHMDAAYAADGTAEERLLLVAASWVQFARESPHEFRILVEPADEPEAVVRLAELTRTQNAKLANAIRDGIREGLIRPELDPDQVATALWASLNGILALAWRPGGLRVEAESLDDLLATFITVATDGLRVR comes from the coding sequence GTGCCGTCCCTTCCTTCGTCGTCCCTCTCCAGCGAGCCCGGCGGTCATCCAACGACAGGGACGCGGACCCAGCGTCGCGCGGCGTCGAACCGGCAAGCGGTGATCGACGCGGCTCGGGAGATCGTGGCGACCGAAGGTGTGGATGCACTCACGCTCGAGGCAGTGGCCGAGCGTGCTGACGTCGCGATCGCCACCATCTACAACCGGGTCGGGAACAGGTCATCCCTCCTTCTGGCCGTGGCGGAACAGGCGATGGAACACAGTCGGGCCCACATGGACGCCGCCTACGCCGCGGACGGCACTGCGGAAGAACGTCTGCTGCTGGTCGCGGCCAGCTGGGTGCAGTTCGCGCGCGAAAGCCCCCACGAGTTCCGCATCCTCGTCGAGCCCGCGGACGAACCCGAAGCGGTCGTGCGCCTGGCCGAACTCACTCGTACGCAGAACGCCAAACTTGCCAACGCGATTCGCGACGGTATTCGCGAGGGCCTGATCCGGCCCGAACTCGACCCGGACCAGGTCGCAACTGCCCTCTGGGCTTCGCTCAACGGGATCCTTGCCCTCGCCTGGCGACCAGGCGGGTTACGGGTCGAGGCAGAGTCTCTCGACGACCTTCTCGCGACCTTCATCACGGTCGCCACGGACGGGCTGCGCGTGCGCTGA
- a CDS encoding DUF2290 domain-containing protein, translating into MATSSRSVANDVSNVLDFLQESDLALYVNAVDERPDRVTFHRHDPTAEFLINHSHPDINQYRRWVEVGAYSAVLPDASLLQLTYDIAGGEISGHRLAYIPCPFDVDTELLRSEPILDVVDLHRTDEPLLRSPIRFDFDPAAAKPGHPAAHMTINGMDCRVACVAPVHPLRFADFVFRHFYPTMWSAQAGFFEAAPYRHFGRSVLADDDRQSLHLMWDVHAKSSA; encoded by the coding sequence ATGGCAACGAGTAGCCGCAGCGTCGCTAACGACGTCAGCAACGTCCTCGACTTCCTCCAAGAGTCCGACTTGGCGCTATACGTCAATGCGGTGGATGAACGCCCCGACCGCGTCACCTTCCACCGACACGACCCAACGGCCGAGTTCCTCATCAACCACAGTCATCCCGACATCAACCAGTACCGCCGTTGGGTTGAGGTAGGCGCTTACTCAGCCGTCCTGCCAGACGCCAGCCTCTTGCAGCTCACCTACGACATCGCCGGCGGCGAGATCTCGGGACATCGTCTCGCCTACATCCCCTGCCCGTTTGACGTCGACACCGAGCTGCTCAGAAGCGAACCCATCCTGGATGTAGTTGATCTGCACCGAACCGACGAGCCGCTACTTCGCTCCCCTATCAGGTTCGACTTCGACCCTGCTGCAGCCAAACCAGGGCATCCGGCCGCCCACATGACCATCAACGGGATGGACTGTCGCGTGGCCTGCGTGGCGCCCGTGCACCCGCTCCGGTTCGCTGATTTCGTGTTCCGTCACTTCTACCCAACTATGTGGTCAGCTCAGGCCGGGTTCTTCGAGGCCGCACCGTACCGGCATTTCGGCAGGTCCGTGCTGGCCGACGACGACCGCCAGAGCCTGCACCTCATGTGGGACGTTCACGCCAAAAGCAGCGCCTGA
- a CDS encoding ATP-binding domain-containing protein — MTLEIVYGESRNRPAAQALAEALKNSVESGTVYLGYPVLATADERVEVDALLVSQAHGLVAFLIADDLPSSAADREAAIAEQDRLFGVLESYLSRHEGLRERRKLAVQPNTATLFGSPPPAELVAEAEDGFYGQLDDLGDWLADLEPISADLEHRVSAALQRVTTIKPAKKRTTVSKPSSRGGVLKEIEKGIANLDRWQKQAAIESPEGPQRIRGLAGSGKTVVLALKAAYWHTTHPDWTIALTFHSRALYQQIDDLVTRFTFEHGNEPPDPERLRIVHSWGSSARAGVYSMIATALGETPRDWSYARGKYGMDDAFQGICRELLTTAQTKTVTPIFDAVLIDEAQDLPPEFFQLVYLFTKDPKRIVWGYDELQRLSDEAMPSTVELFGTGPQGEQLVSLESTPGGPRRDIVLQVCYRNTPWALATAHALGIGVNRPGGLLQHPDEPQLWSDIGYEVVSGELSEGEPVQLRRAATSYPSYFNTLLQPADAVMVQTFDDEAAQDAWIADQIAININEDELEHDDILVVLPDTYRAKSRAPRLMKELTRRGIPSHLAGVNTSTDTIFRPESVALAHIFRAKGNEAPMVYAIDSQYAASEFNAVSRRNKLFTAITRSRAWVRITGYGEKMEEVIAAEAAAVRDNDYKLSFTIPTGAALAKLRHIHRDRPEGEEATVKKATAGVAAFLEAVERGEMDLYDLPPDIRTRLTRLRGSTGDDDGNE; from the coding sequence ATGACGCTCGAGATCGTGTACGGCGAGAGCCGCAACCGACCCGCTGCCCAGGCACTCGCGGAAGCCCTCAAGAACTCGGTTGAATCAGGAACCGTCTACCTCGGCTACCCGGTGCTGGCGACGGCCGATGAGCGCGTCGAGGTCGACGCGCTTCTTGTCAGTCAGGCACATGGACTGGTGGCGTTCCTCATTGCCGATGACCTCCCCAGCAGCGCCGCTGACCGCGAGGCAGCGATTGCCGAGCAAGACCGACTGTTCGGGGTGCTCGAGAGCTACCTGAGTCGGCACGAAGGCCTCCGCGAGCGTCGAAAGCTCGCAGTTCAGCCCAACACGGCGACGCTGTTCGGCTCGCCACCTCCCGCTGAGCTTGTCGCAGAAGCTGAGGATGGGTTCTACGGTCAGCTCGACGACCTTGGGGACTGGCTTGCGGACCTCGAGCCCATTTCCGCTGACTTGGAGCATCGAGTTTCCGCTGCACTTCAGCGGGTCACCACGATCAAGCCGGCTAAGAAGCGCACGACCGTATCTAAGCCTTCTTCGCGCGGCGGAGTCCTCAAAGAGATCGAGAAGGGCATCGCCAACCTCGACCGGTGGCAGAAGCAGGCCGCCATCGAGAGTCCCGAAGGCCCTCAGCGGATTCGCGGCCTTGCTGGGTCTGGCAAGACTGTCGTCCTCGCCCTCAAGGCCGCCTACTGGCACACGACACACCCCGACTGGACTATCGCCCTCACATTCCATTCTCGCGCTCTGTATCAGCAGATCGACGATCTCGTCACCCGCTTCACCTTCGAGCACGGCAATGAGCCGCCAGACCCCGAGCGCCTGCGCATTGTGCACTCATGGGGCTCCTCAGCCCGCGCCGGCGTCTACAGCATGATCGCGACCGCGCTGGGCGAAACACCGCGAGACTGGTCGTACGCCCGCGGCAAGTACGGGATGGACGATGCATTCCAGGGCATCTGTCGCGAGCTCCTCACCACCGCGCAGACGAAGACCGTAACTCCGATCTTCGACGCGGTCCTGATCGATGAAGCGCAGGACCTCCCGCCCGAGTTCTTCCAACTCGTCTACCTGTTCACCAAGGACCCCAAGCGCATCGTCTGGGGCTACGACGAGCTACAGCGGCTGTCCGACGAAGCTATGCCTTCGACGGTCGAACTGTTCGGAACGGGTCCCCAAGGCGAACAGCTCGTCAGCCTGGAGTCGACTCCTGGCGGACCGCGCCGCGATATCGTCCTCCAAGTCTGCTACCGCAACACCCCCTGGGCGCTCGCGACGGCCCATGCTCTAGGCATCGGAGTGAACCGACCTGGCGGGCTCCTCCAGCATCCTGACGAGCCTCAACTGTGGTCTGACATCGGCTACGAGGTCGTCAGCGGCGAGCTAAGCGAAGGCGAGCCTGTTCAGCTGCGCCGCGCAGCGACAAGTTACCCCTCGTACTTCAACACTCTCTTGCAGCCCGCCGACGCAGTGATGGTCCAGACCTTCGACGACGAAGCCGCCCAAGACGCGTGGATCGCTGACCAGATCGCCATCAACATCAACGAGGACGAGCTCGAGCACGACGACATACTGGTCGTCCTCCCTGACACCTACCGTGCGAAGTCCCGCGCGCCTCGGCTGATGAAGGAACTCACCCGCCGCGGCATTCCCTCACATCTTGCAGGCGTCAACACCAGTACCGACACCATCTTCCGACCCGAGTCGGTAGCTCTGGCTCACATCTTTCGCGCGAAGGGCAACGAAGCTCCGATGGTTTACGCCATCGACTCGCAGTACGCCGCTTCCGAGTTCAACGCAGTGAGCCGACGCAACAAGCTCTTTACAGCTATCACCCGCAGCCGCGCGTGGGTCCGAATCACCGGCTACGGCGAGAAGATGGAAGAAGTCATCGCCGCCGAGGCCGCGGCCGTACGCGACAACGACTACAAGTTGAGCTTCACCATCCCAACGGGGGCCGCTCTCGCGAAGCTTCGACACATCCACCGCGACCGGCCGGAGGGAGAAGAAGCAACCGTCAAGAAGGCGACTGCTGGCGTAGCCGCCTTCCTCGAAGCGGTAGAACGAGGCGAGATGGACCTCTACGACCTGCCGCCCGATATCCGCACGCGGCTCACCCGGCTCAGAGGTAGCACCGGCGACGACGATGGCAACGAGTAG
- a CDS encoding tyrosine-type recombinase/integrase, protein MTTPQRLSDLRTDYLRPYRDGTLTVYNFYLDRYFAWCADHDLEPLRATRPDVERYIEHLLVERRMSGASVCTALTSVRGLYRFAHQECAIERDPAQYARRPRITTLPKDTTGLDRAQMQDFLLAGQTSGGRYYATAFLLCCMALRASEACSIQIENFQKTSRGHRVLEFHGKAGVPARMPIPIPVVRALEAAAGDRTTGPLLLRQDGGPLSRQGLGTIVNTLGRRAGIKGLVVRPHLLRHSCITNALESGASIRKVQDLARHAEPRTTMRYDRNRTNLDDHAVHSLVAFIAPPDGDETDAELAAG, encoded by the coding sequence ATGACCACTCCACAACGCCTGAGCGACCTGCGCACCGACTACCTGCGGCCATATCGCGACGGAACCTTGACCGTCTACAACTTCTACCTCGACCGCTACTTCGCCTGGTGCGCTGACCACGACCTTGAGCCACTTCGCGCTACCCGGCCAGACGTCGAGCGGTACATCGAGCATCTCCTAGTCGAGCGCCGCATGTCGGGTGCCAGCGTCTGCACCGCCCTGACGTCGGTGCGAGGGCTCTACCGGTTCGCGCATCAGGAGTGCGCGATCGAACGCGACCCCGCGCAGTACGCGCGCCGTCCACGCATCACCACACTGCCCAAGGACACCACCGGCCTGGACCGCGCCCAGATGCAGGACTTCCTCCTCGCCGGCCAAACCAGCGGCGGCCGCTACTACGCCACCGCATTCCTGCTCTGCTGCATGGCCCTTCGTGCGTCCGAAGCCTGCTCCATCCAAATCGAGAACTTCCAGAAGACCAGCCGCGGCCATCGAGTCTTGGAGTTCCACGGCAAGGCCGGCGTGCCCGCCCGCATGCCCATCCCCATCCCAGTCGTCCGGGCACTCGAAGCCGCTGCAGGAGACCGCACCACCGGCCCGCTCCTTCTCCGACAGGACGGTGGCCCGTTGAGCCGCCAAGGACTCGGCACCATCGTCAACACCCTCGGCCGCCGCGCCGGCATCAAAGGATTAGTCGTCCGCCCCCATCTACTCCGCCACAGCTGCATCACCAACGCATTGGAGTCCGGGGCATCCATCCGCAAAGTCCAGGACCTCGCCCGGCACGCCGAACCGCGCACGACCATGCGCTACGACAGAAACCGCACCAACCTCGACGACCACGCCGTGCACTCCCTCGTCGCCTTCATCGCACCACCCGACGGCGACGAGACTGATGCTGAGCTGGCGGCTGGCTAA
- a CDS encoding TIR domain-containing protein, whose amino-acid sequence MSENPEPNNRKVFVIHGRNALARSGLFAFLRAIGLDPIEWSEAIRMTGKGSPYIGDVLDAAFNAAQAVVVLQTPDDVAHLHESLTFPGDPETEAQMQPRPNVLFEAGMALGRDEERTIIVELGQVKSFSDIHGRHVVRLSNDLAPRQELANRLETAGCAVKLVGTDWHKAGDLTPPAPPGGGLPLGRKLPSSTASGLPRFSARYIDNGSRRLGELQVTNLGPGDAFQVDLETDGEFSLVSRGGSNDFPVPRLPQGKSVTVLVDSTRTLGDTRKSYFNLTIKAATADGVAFDVDEFVSGL is encoded by the coding sequence GTGAGCGAGAACCCGGAGCCTAACAACCGCAAAGTCTTCGTCATCCATGGTCGCAACGCGCTAGCGCGGTCAGGACTCTTCGCCTTCCTGCGAGCCATCGGTCTCGACCCGATCGAGTGGTCCGAGGCGATTCGCATGACGGGCAAGGGCTCCCCGTACATCGGAGATGTCCTGGATGCTGCGTTCAACGCTGCGCAAGCGGTTGTCGTTCTTCAGACGCCGGACGACGTGGCGCATCTGCACGAGAGCCTGACATTCCCGGGAGACCCGGAAACCGAGGCTCAGATGCAGCCGCGGCCCAACGTGTTGTTCGAGGCTGGCATGGCTCTCGGGCGTGACGAGGAGCGAACGATCATCGTCGAGCTCGGGCAGGTCAAGTCGTTCAGCGACATTCACGGTCGGCACGTAGTCCGTCTCAGCAACGACTTGGCGCCTCGCCAGGAGCTTGCGAACAGGCTCGAGACAGCGGGATGCGCGGTCAAGCTGGTGGGTACCGACTGGCACAAGGCGGGGGACCTGACGCCCCCCGCGCCGCCCGGTGGTGGGCTGCCGCTGGGGAGAAAGCTGCCGTCGTCGACGGCGAGCGGTCTTCCACGCTTCTCAGCCCGGTACATCGACAACGGCTCGCGGCGCCTTGGAGAGCTTCAGGTGACCAACCTCGGCCCTGGCGATGCATTCCAGGTGGATCTGGAGACTGACGGCGAGTTCAGCCTGGTTTCGCGGGGAGGAAGCAACGACTTCCCTGTGCCGCGCTTGCCGCAGGGAAAGTCGGTCACAGTTCTGGTCGACAGCACCCGAACGCTCGGCGACACTCGGAAGAGCTACTTCAACCTGACGATCAAGGCCGCCACTGCAGACGGCGTCGCGTTCGATGTCGACGAGTTCGTAAGCGGCCTCTGA